CTCGCGGAGCGCCTGCAGGCGGTCCTCGTAGATGCGGGCGAACGCGTCGCGCTCGGAGCGGTTCTGATGCGTTCCGCCGGTGGGGCTGTCGCGCACCGCCGTCAGCTGGTCCCGGGTCTCCGCGCGCACCGCGTCGAGTCGCCCGTAGAGGCGGGTGACGTACGCCCGCTCGCGCTCCAGCTCCGTACCGGTCACCTGCACACCCCTTGGAATCCGGCGTCAATCCTATCGAGCGGAGAGGGTGCCGACTGACCGCGGGCGCCCCCGACGACGGCGGCGCACGGCGGCCGGCGTAGGGGTCAGCGGCGCGTGCCGACCAGGCGCTGCGGGCCCGTGGTCGCGGGCTGCGGGCGCCGGCGGAGCGCGCGGCGGCGGGCGTTCTCGGAGCGGGCGGTGAGGATCAGGACCACCACCACGCCGACGAGCGCGCCGAGGCCGTTGTGCACGATGTCGCGGACGTCGGAGACGCGCGTGGGGAGGAACGCCTGCGCGGTCTCGATCAGCGCCGAGAGGCCGACGCCGAGCGCGATCGCGAGCCACCAGCGCGACCGGCCGAGCAGGAGCACGAGGAACATGCCGACGGGCACGAACATCGCGACGTTGGCGGCGCCCTCGAC
This genomic interval from Clavibacter michiganensis contains the following:
- a CDS encoding VanZ family protein: MLLRHPVLGTATALYLGLVAWITLSPEPYDRRIDGYLFRALRALHRHDGTSWITYSAVEGAANVAMFVPVGMFLVLLLGRSRWWLAIALGVGLSALIETAQAFLPTRVSDVRDIVHNGLGALVGVVVVLILTARSENARRRALRRRPQPATTGPQRLVGTRR